Proteins encoded together in one Candidatus Xianfuyuplasma coldseepsis window:
- a CDS encoding prolipoprotein diacylglyceryl transferase, with protein sequence MYPFLLPDIFGYTIPLYDVMIMVGILFMFLYIIPRFEKRDGYSHQETNRLLLLIAISLIVALFSSYVFDGVFHSLAEGELAFGSITFLGGLFGGIATFLLLYKYFYPYEKKDLRSILNTIITGVVLAHAFGRIGCFFAGCCFGVPTESFLGVIFPHGHAHDLYPDAAVYPTQLFESAFLFILFGALHYVQSFKNREVEVYLIGYGIWRIIVEFIRGDERGVLLPLYETQYNIFPTPSQFMSLLMLLFGVYLIYHHKQKQSLQIKDVR encoded by the coding sequence ATGTATCCATTTTTACTACCCGATATCTTCGGTTATACGATACCTCTATATGACGTCATGATTATGGTTGGTATTTTGTTTATGTTTTTGTATATCATTCCAAGATTTGAAAAACGCGATGGGTATTCCCATCAAGAAACCAATCGATTATTATTACTGATTGCGATCAGTTTAATCGTTGCATTGTTTTCATCGTATGTATTTGATGGAGTGTTCCATTCACTCGCAGAAGGTGAACTTGCCTTTGGATCGATTACGTTCTTAGGGGGTCTGTTCGGTGGAATTGCGACCTTCTTGTTACTATACAAATACTTCTATCCCTATGAGAAAAAGGATTTACGTTCGATTCTTAATACCATTATCACCGGGGTTGTTCTAGCTCATGCATTTGGACGCATAGGCTGTTTCTTTGCCGGTTGTTGTTTTGGTGTTCCCACAGAATCGTTCTTGGGTGTAATTTTCCCCCATGGCCATGCGCACGACTTATATCCTGATGCAGCAGTTTATCCAACGCAGTTGTTTGAGTCTGCCTTCTTGTTTATTCTATTTGGGGCATTACATTATGTTCAATCATTTAAGAATCGTGAAGTTGAAGTATACCTCATTGGATATGGAATCTGGCGGATTATAGTAGAGTTTATTCGTGGTGACGAACGTGGTGTATTACTTCCTTTATATGAAACACAATACAACATTTTCCCAACGCCGTCTCAATTCATGAGTTTATTGATGTTATTGTTTGGTGTATACTTAATATACCATCATAAACAAAAACAATCCCTTCAAATAAAAGATGTTCGCTGA
- a CDS encoding helix-turn-helix transcriptional regulator: MSQKTLAETVGVSRQTIVAIEKGKYSPTLELAFRIAMAFDKRVDEVFYMEKA; encoded by the coding sequence ATGTCCCAAAAGACACTAGCAGAGACCGTTGGTGTATCACGACAAACCATTGTTGCCATTGAAAAAGGGAAGTATTCGCCAACTCTAGAACTAGCCTTTCGAATTGCGATGGCATTTGACAAACGTGTTGATGAAGTCTTCTATATGGAGAAAGCATAG
- a CDS encoding TrkH family potassium uptake protein, producing MNAVRKFRQIHLTTAEILVLGFALVILIGALLLNLPFASKSGDSVGFVNALFTAASSVAVTGLVVVDTLTHWTTFGHVVILILIQIGGLGIITMGTLFALIIGRRITFRQRVVMQEAMNKITVGGVVRLARYILIMTFVVEGIGAIILATRFIPIYGVGQGIWLSVFHSVSAFCNAGFDLIGNFQSLTPFVNDPVVTLTVAMLIIIGGLGFVVIFELLEKKSLKRLSLHSKIAISMTAFLLVLGYIIVLALEFNNPETMGNLSIGGKLLSGFFHSVTPRTAGFNTLPMDKLMLGTIVMTMIFMFIGAGTAGTAGGVKVTTVGVIVASIVSTLKGRKETESFNRKLPRDLVNKSLAIITLAMLWVITVIFILSITEDAPLQVIVFEAISAFGTVGLSLGITTQLSVVGKLVITITMFVGRIGPLTLFMALAQRRQVTTAISYPDEEIMIG from the coding sequence ATGAATGCAGTTCGTAAATTTCGACAAATCCATTTGACAACCGCTGAGATATTAGTGCTTGGATTTGCATTGGTAATCTTGATTGGGGCATTGTTGTTGAACTTACCGTTCGCCAGTAAATCTGGTGATAGTGTCGGTTTTGTAAATGCTTTATTTACCGCTGCAAGTTCCGTTGCTGTTACAGGGTTAGTCGTTGTTGATACGCTGACACATTGGACCACATTCGGTCATGTTGTCATCTTAATATTAATTCAAATTGGGGGTCTTGGTATCATTACCATGGGAACCCTGTTTGCCCTTATTATTGGGCGCCGTATTACCTTCCGTCAACGCGTGGTGATGCAAGAAGCAATGAATAAAATCACGGTTGGTGGTGTTGTTCGTTTAGCAAGATACATCTTAATCATGACGTTTGTTGTTGAGGGAATTGGTGCAATCATCTTAGCGACAAGGTTTATCCCTATTTATGGCGTTGGCCAAGGTATTTGGCTCAGTGTCTTTCACAGTGTTAGTGCCTTTTGTAATGCTGGTTTTGATTTGATTGGTAATTTTCAAAGTTTAACACCGTTTGTCAATGATCCAGTTGTTACATTAACCGTCGCGATGTTGATTATAATTGGTGGGCTTGGTTTTGTTGTCATCTTCGAACTACTGGAAAAGAAAAGCTTGAAACGACTTAGTTTGCATTCTAAGATTGCCATAAGTATGACGGCGTTCTTATTGGTTCTTGGATACATCATTGTTCTAGCACTCGAATTCAACAACCCTGAAACCATGGGTAATTTATCCATTGGTGGTAAATTACTTAGTGGATTCTTCCACTCTGTTACCCCACGTACTGCAGGTTTTAATACATTACCGATGGATAAACTAATGCTTGGTACGATTGTCATGACGATGATCTTCATGTTTATCGGAGCGGGTACAGCTGGTACCGCTGGTGGGGTTAAAGTTACCACCGTTGGTGTCATTGTGGCCTCGATTGTGTCAACCTTAAAAGGACGTAAAGAAACCGAGAGTTTCAATCGTAAGTTACCTCGTGATTTAGTCAATAAATCACTTGCGATTATTACGTTAGCAATGTTATGGGTAATCACCGTAATCTTCATTCTATCGATTACCGAAGATGCGCCTTTGCAAGTCATTGTCTTTGAAGCCATCAGTGCCTTTGGTACCGTTGGGTTATCACTAGGTATTACAACACAACTTAGTGTAGTTGGTAAACTTGTCATTACAATTACGATGTTTGTTGGTCGGATTGGCCCGTTAACCTTATTTATGGCACTTGCCCAACGCCGTCAGGTAACGACTGCGATATCCTACCCTGATGAAGAAATTATGATTGGTTAA
- a CDS encoding nucleoside phosphorylase: MNKKTPITEINGLQEDGIIQAKDALKDVEKLPSHITTSVIFFDHHPHPDLLEKSTVLFNFIGASTVVPQYVYDNQIVLAFSPLGGPAAGGLIEELIAFGIKRFIACGSSGLIGDIDASNFLLVNQAIRDEGLSYHYLEPSLYVATDTNLTQHIEQELRKRQLQYIEGITWTTDAFYRETPSRMEIRQEQGAVAVEMECASMAAVCRYYQLPFAQVLYFSDIVKQQGWSGFRQDRQMIKDTINQIIIDIAIALSQEE, translated from the coding sequence ATGAATAAGAAGACCCCAATAACCGAGATAAATGGATTGCAAGAAGACGGTATTATTCAAGCAAAAGATGCGTTAAAGGACGTTGAGAAACTACCGTCACACATCACCACCTCGGTCATCTTTTTTGATCACCATCCTCACCCGGATTTATTGGAAAAATCGACCGTATTGTTCAATTTCATTGGCGCATCGACAGTTGTCCCCCAATATGTCTATGACAATCAAATCGTCTTGGCTTTTTCTCCACTTGGAGGACCTGCTGCTGGAGGGTTGATTGAAGAATTGATCGCCTTTGGTATCAAACGATTTATCGCTTGTGGAAGTAGTGGCTTAATCGGTGATATTGATGCGAGCAACTTTCTCCTTGTCAACCAAGCGATTCGTGACGAAGGATTATCGTATCATTATCTTGAACCGAGTTTATATGTAGCAACGGATACGAACTTAACCCAACATATTGAACAAGAATTACGTAAACGACAACTGCAATATATCGAGGGAATCACATGGACAACAGATGCGTTCTATCGTGAGACACCTAGTCGGATGGAGATTCGTCAAGAACAAGGTGCCGTAGCTGTCGAAATGGAATGTGCCAGTATGGCCGCTGTCTGTAGGTACTATCAATTACCATTTGCTCAAGTCCTGTACTTTTCGGACATTGTCAAACAACAAGGATGGTCGGGATTTCGTCAAGACCGCCAAATGATAAAGGATACTATTAATCAGATTATTATCGATATCGCCATCGCATTGTCCCAAGAAGAATAA
- the heR gene encoding heliorhodopsin HeR: MTKEVSASSLKRFNMIMGGLHLVQGLLMIILGLTVSAFGDFKLTITQNFLDFNFTTQELESASKVLFEVPFFVLVASFLLISAIAHAIISLPKKTNDIYNADLEKGINRFRWFEYALSSSVMIVLIAYLFGIYDVASLVLIFIVNASMNLFGLDMELLNSGKEKTNVNWGPFIWGSFAGLAPWIAIILYLSGASSEVNEATPWFVWAIVGTYFVAFNSFPINMIMQYLQKGKFANYLYGERGYIVLSLVAKSVLAWLVLVGALQP; the protein is encoded by the coding sequence ATGACAAAAGAAGTATCAGCCTCCTCATTAAAACGCTTTAACATGATTATGGGGGGATTACACCTTGTACAAGGATTATTGATGATTATCCTTGGATTAACGGTTAGTGCATTTGGGGATTTTAAACTTACGATTACACAAAATTTCTTAGATTTCAATTTTACAACACAAGAGTTGGAATCAGCGAGCAAAGTATTATTTGAAGTACCATTCTTTGTACTTGTGGCATCGTTCTTATTAATTTCAGCGATTGCGCATGCGATTATCTCGTTACCAAAGAAAACCAATGACATTTACAATGCTGACTTGGAAAAAGGAATTAACCGTTTCCGTTGGTTCGAATATGCACTTAGTTCAAGTGTCATGATCGTCTTAATCGCGTATCTATTCGGAATTTACGACGTAGCATCCTTGGTCTTGATCTTTATCGTTAATGCATCCATGAACTTGTTTGGACTGGACATGGAGTTATTAAACTCTGGTAAAGAAAAAACCAATGTCAACTGGGGACCATTTATATGGGGTAGTTTTGCTGGACTTGCTCCATGGATCGCCATTATCCTGTATCTATCTGGGGCATCATCCGAAGTTAATGAAGCAACACCATGGTTTGTATGGGCGATAGTTGGAACCTACTTTGTAGCGTTTAACAGCTTCCCAATCAACATGATTATGCAGTACTTACAAAAAGGTAAGTTCGCCAATTATCTCTACGGAGAACGTGGATATATCGTTCTAAGCTTAGTCGCTAAATCGGTACTAGCATGGCTCGTTCTTGTTGGTGCATTGCAACCATAA
- a CDS encoding CPBP family intramembrane glutamic endopeptidase, giving the protein MNRMNRITILIAMIIVLMGVLQFTEIPFSSSVAKTVLIEDTIMRFLGGFVFVLVLISLGYKHLFQFAKTTRAQLLVLIPGLLVAINNFPIIATISGRTEITESTGYILLFLVSCVSIGFFEEVIFRGALLMVLLQRFEHSQKGILYAIIGSSMLFGVVHLVNLFAGASVGQTLLQVGYSFLMGMLFAVVFLKTHNLWYSVLLHTIYNIAGLFFMSVGTVVHQFDILTIIITTVLALIVILYYIRVYLSIDPQEMEDLYTPREFTNEA; this is encoded by the coding sequence ATGAATAGAATGAATCGCATCACCATCCTTATAGCAATGATTATTGTACTGATGGGAGTTCTCCAATTTACCGAGATTCCGTTTTCCAGTTCCGTTGCCAAAACCGTCTTGATTGAAGATACAATCATGCGTTTTTTAGGTGGTTTTGTATTCGTTTTAGTATTGATATCACTAGGGTATAAGCATCTATTTCAATTCGCTAAAACAACAAGAGCACAACTGCTTGTCTTGATCCCAGGATTACTAGTAGCTATCAATAATTTTCCGATTATTGCTACGATATCGGGACGTACAGAAATTACGGAATCAACAGGTTATATCCTATTGTTTTTAGTAAGTTGTGTCAGCATTGGTTTCTTTGAGGAAGTAATCTTTCGTGGAGCATTACTGATGGTATTATTACAACGGTTTGAACACTCTCAAAAAGGGATTTTATATGCGATAATTGGTTCTTCTATGTTATTTGGTGTCGTCCATCTTGTGAACTTATTTGCTGGTGCATCGGTAGGTCAAACACTACTTCAAGTGGGCTATTCCTTCTTAATGGGGATGCTGTTTGCGGTAGTCTTTCTAAAAACGCATAACCTCTGGTATAGCGTTTTACTTCATACCATCTATAATATCGCGGGACTGTTCTTTATGTCGGTTGGAACTGTGGTACATCAATTTGATATTCTGACGATCATCATAACTACAGTTCTCGCTCTAATTGTCATTTTGTATTATATTCGCGTGTATTTATCCATTGATCCACAAGAGATGGAAGACCTATACACCCCAAGGGAGTTTACCAATGAAGCATAA
- a CDS encoding MFS transporter, translated as MNTKKLYIILRSVMGLAFNMSFMATAIYRIDVANLEIYQLILVGSALEIAIFLFEVPTGVVADLKSRRLSIIIGLFIIGLGFFVEILTTFFLVIVLSQIIWGLGYTFISGALDSWISDETGNQNIEQTLISGAQMHKLFSVLGIVLAAVIGMFDIRLAIAFAGGLFIFMGLFAIALMNEEHFVKHPHHEPLWTLYFSQLGHALSHVRTNKVLKIMVVIMLFLGLYSEGIDRTHERYILNNLNMRDYFDIAPIWILSIINAIIAIIGYVVLHVVKKYITKGHHVVLWALNFTIMMIVGIVLFAFLPFEYIAVVSFMFFTINREATYPLLNTILIRSTPSRIKATVLSGFGQLDAIGQLLSGALMVGATFLVGIEGMYLFTALLLLVPALLFPMILRVKES; from the coding sequence ATGAATACCAAAAAACTATATATAATTCTCCGTAGTGTCATGGGACTCGCATTTAACATGTCATTCATGGCTACGGCCATCTATCGAATTGATGTGGCGAATCTAGAAATCTACCAGCTGATTTTAGTAGGTAGTGCATTAGAAATCGCTATCTTTTTGTTTGAAGTACCAACGGGAGTTGTCGCCGATTTGAAAAGTAGACGGTTAAGTATAATCATCGGATTATTTATCATTGGTCTAGGGTTCTTTGTTGAGATCCTTACGACATTTTTCCTTGTGATTGTATTATCGCAAATCATATGGGGGTTAGGATATACCTTTATCAGTGGTGCGTTGGATTCTTGGATTAGTGATGAAACAGGGAATCAAAACATTGAACAAACATTGATTTCCGGAGCTCAAATGCATAAATTGTTTAGTGTCCTTGGGATTGTCTTAGCAGCCGTTATTGGAATGTTTGACATTCGACTAGCGATTGCATTTGCTGGAGGATTATTCATCTTTATGGGACTTTTTGCGATTGCTTTAATGAACGAAGAACACTTTGTCAAACATCCCCACCATGAGCCACTCTGGACTCTATATTTTTCACAACTAGGTCATGCTTTATCCCACGTTCGCACAAATAAGGTTTTAAAAATAATGGTTGTGATTATGTTATTTCTTGGACTATATAGCGAAGGTATTGATCGGACCCATGAACGGTATATTTTGAACAATTTGAATATGCGCGATTACTTTGATATTGCGCCAATCTGGATCTTATCTATAATTAATGCGATAATTGCGATTATCGGATATGTGGTTTTACATGTTGTTAAGAAATACATTACAAAAGGTCATCATGTCGTACTATGGGCCCTCAATTTTACAATTATGATGATTGTTGGAATCGTACTCTTTGCTTTTTTACCATTTGAATACATTGCTGTCGTTAGTTTTATGTTCTTTACCATCAATCGTGAAGCAACTTACCCCTTACTCAATACGATATTAATTCGCTCAACACCATCTCGTATTAAAGCCACTGTTCTTTCGGGGTTCGGACAATTGGATGCGATTGGCCAATTACTAAGTGGTGCGTTAATGGTTGGCGCTACGTTCCTTGTAGGAATAGAAGGAATGTATTTATTTACGGCATTGCTTCTATTAGTACCTGCTCTGTTATTTCCAATGATATTGCGTGTAAAAGAGTCCTGA
- a CDS encoding glycoside hydrolase family 16 protein, translated as MKKLLLMLMVVVITLSACEPQEETDKGDTPVFESTGDLSGLVNDSINLFQGLTVTDTEDGDLTQDISITNLTELPLSNASLTTEGTFVVKYFVKDSDGNQATFERNLVVTELASMCDVEKEGYTLTFCDDFLDATNTNAQGIDLDKWDYQEGNGAEYGIPGWGNSEKQYYREENSLVEDGFLVIEAKLEDFGGVPYTSSKLVTKDRFAQTYGRFEARIKLPLGNGLWPAFWMMPEDNVYGGWARSGEIDIMEAKGRLPYDASGAIHYGGSWPNNVYQSGHHDLPQGEGIDTFHVYAVEWTSESISWYIDDTLVWTATEWYSEGNEFPAPFNQDFFMILNLAVGGHFDNHILPPDSLFDEPVQMFIDYVRVYQYTD; from the coding sequence ATGAAGAAACTACTACTTATGTTGATGGTTGTTGTAATCACACTTTCGGCATGTGAACCACAAGAAGAAACGGATAAAGGCGATACTCCTGTATTTGAAAGTACTGGTGATTTGAGTGGTCTTGTAAATGACTCAATCAACTTATTTCAAGGACTTACAGTTACCGATACAGAAGATGGTGATTTAACACAAGATATTAGTATCACTAACCTAACGGAACTTCCATTAAGTAATGCCTCACTTACAACAGAAGGAACCTTTGTTGTGAAGTATTTTGTTAAAGACAGTGATGGGAATCAAGCGACATTTGAGCGGAACTTAGTTGTCACCGAATTAGCTAGCATGTGTGATGTAGAAAAAGAAGGATATACCTTAACATTCTGTGATGATTTTCTCGATGCTACGAATACAAATGCCCAAGGGATCGACTTGGACAAATGGGATTACCAAGAAGGTAATGGAGCTGAATATGGCATCCCTGGATGGGGAAATAGTGAAAAACAATACTACCGTGAAGAAAATAGTTTGGTGGAAGATGGATTCTTAGTCATTGAAGCCAAATTAGAAGACTTCGGTGGCGTTCCGTATACCTCATCTAAGTTGGTTACAAAAGATCGCTTTGCCCAAACTTATGGACGTTTTGAAGCGAGAATCAAACTTCCTTTAGGCAATGGACTTTGGCCGGCATTTTGGATGATGCCAGAAGACAACGTCTATGGTGGTTGGGCCCGTAGTGGTGAAATTGATATCATGGAAGCCAAAGGTCGTTTACCGTATGACGCTTCAGGAGCTATCCACTATGGTGGATCATGGCCAAATAATGTGTATCAAAGTGGACATCATGACTTGCCACAAGGCGAAGGAATTGATACATTCCATGTCTATGCTGTCGAATGGACTTCAGAGTCCATCAGTTGGTATATTGATGATACCCTAGTATGGACTGCAACGGAGTGGTACTCTGAAGGAAACGAGTTCCCAGCACCCTTTAATCAAGATTTCTTTATGATTTTAAATCTTGCAGTGGGTGGTCATTTTGATAATCATATCTTACCTCCAGATTCACTATTCGATGAACCAGTTCAAATGTTTATTGATTATGTAAGAGTCTATCAATATACTGATTAA
- a CDS encoding serine hydrolase domain-containing protein — MITSGTLYIRTKDSVEHTQYGYRDIANNIPINETTRFPTASAGKVFVAVGILQLIERGKCRLDSTLQELLDIPLGKIDPDVTIYHLLTHTSGVPDYCDESKFPNYADLWKDYPNYKIRHNNDLLPLFIHEEMMYPKGERFQYNNSAFVLLASIIEALTDMPFDCYLQQYIFKPLNMTDTGYFELDRLPENCTYGYILDEETNEYYTNIYSIDVKGTGAGGAFTNALDIAKFWDGLLSHKLLSEDMTKTMLHKEQDAGNWGYGLGIWLDTNNQPCFTGEDPGVTFITGYDRINNRLITIISNKGEDVFSLFSSLQKKDQ, encoded by the coding sequence ATGATTACTAGCGGTACGTTATACATTCGCACGAAAGATTCAGTAGAACATACTCAGTATGGATATCGTGACATCGCCAACAACATACCCATAAATGAAACGACACGCTTTCCAACGGCCTCAGCAGGAAAGGTGTTTGTTGCTGTAGGCATTTTACAGTTGATTGAACGAGGAAAATGTCGACTTGATTCGACACTTCAAGAACTGCTTGATATTCCCCTAGGAAAGATTGATCCCGATGTTACCATTTATCATCTACTTACGCACACATCTGGTGTTCCCGATTACTGTGATGAGAGTAAGTTTCCCAATTATGCGGATTTGTGGAAAGACTATCCCAACTATAAAATTCGACACAACAATGACCTGCTTCCACTTTTCATTCATGAAGAGATGATGTATCCCAAGGGAGAACGATTCCAATATAACAATTCTGCTTTTGTCTTACTCGCTTCCATTATCGAGGCTTTAACAGATATGCCGTTTGATTGCTATCTACAGCAGTATATTTTCAAACCACTTAATATGACAGATACAGGATACTTCGAACTTGATCGGTTACCTGAGAATTGTACCTATGGTTATATCCTTGATGAAGAAACCAATGAATATTATACAAACATCTACAGTATTGATGTCAAAGGTACTGGTGCGGGTGGTGCTTTTACAAATGCACTGGATATTGCGAAGTTCTGGGATGGATTACTATCACATAAATTACTTTCAGAAGACATGACAAAAACGATGCTTCATAAAGAACAAGACGCAGGTAACTGGGGATATGGCCTCGGCATTTGGCTAGATACGAACAACCAACCTTGTTTTACCGGAGAAGACCCCGGAGTGACATTTATCACAGGATATGATCGAATAAACAATCGGTTGATTACAATTATATCCAACAAAGGAGAAGACGTATTTTCACTCTTTTCAAGCCTACAAAAAAAAGACCAATGA